TGCAAGCGCACAGCGGTGAAATGGAAGCCTTGATTTTCCCTAACGCCCCTAAACTCATTGGCGCGATTAAGGATTTTTTAGAAAATTTTAAAAAAACAGACATGACTTTAGGCACGCTTGAAGAGGTGTCTATTGTGGTGGCGTTGGTGCTTTTTTGTGAAAACTACCGCTCCATCGCATCAAAAATTTTTGATGCAAAGCCTAGAGATTATGCGCATTTTAAGGGTAAAGAAATCTTTTTATTTTGGGGTTTTGGCACGACTTTAGTGTTTTTATTCGCTCTGCCTTTGGTGGTGTTTTTTGATATTAAGATCCAAGTGTTTTTTGAAGATAAAGATTCAAGTTTGTTGCATGTTTTAAGATGGATAGGCACTTACGCGTTTTTTTTGATCCTTTTTACCATTCCCACGAATAAGGTGTTTAAACATTATTTTTGGGTGTTTTTATGGGTGTTTTTTACGAGCGTTTCT
This is a stretch of genomic DNA from Helicobacter pylori. It encodes these proteins:
- a CDS encoding YihY family inner membrane protein; this translates as MRELFKSVRGFLRLLRMIFPTHFQNAFLGLSELFYYASSLSFYTILSLSPILLFVFSLFVSHYLQAHSGEMEALIFPNAPKLIGAIKDFLENFKKTDMTLGTLEEVSIVVALVLFCENYRSIASKIFDAKPRDYAHFKGKEIFLFWGFGTTLVFLFALPLVVFFDIKIQVFFEDKDSSLLHVLRWIGTYAFFLILFTIPTNKVFKHYFWVFLWVFFTSVSWHVLKWAFTYYVLYNRTYHELYGSVSILWFLMSWVYVSWLVILIGMYGCKVCDAFDPKEVFKKFLGFFKKET